The DNA window CCACCTCCTCGCTCCATCGGGGAGCAGAAAGAGCGTGGTCGGGCTTGTGTTTCCCAGGCTTTCCCTTTGAATCCCACTCCCGGAGAGGCCGTGACATCGCCTCCCATTGATATTGGTTGTCCTGAGATGTTTGTTTTTGAAGCGGGCTTGTTTCGTCCGTGTCTAACACGTATGTttgttcacagaaaaaaactcaCCCAAAAAGAATCCCCCTAAACCCGTGAATTATGCTGTagattttctttattgttttttcttctcctcgGGGTGTGGTTTTTAGCACTGTGGAAGGCTAAAGCGATGCGTCCAGTTTTGCAGGTGCAAAACAGAGGGATGTGAATGAACAGAGGAATCCTGTGGAGGGCAAAAATACCAGCACAACTGTGCCAACCTGTATTTTCACTCTGTACACAGCCCCCTTGCATCtcttttggtttatttttgatGCAGGTTACAGAAAGACAAAATCAGCTCTTTCTAAAAATCGTTTCACACATCTGCTCCCCCACTCACCAGGGCTTGCACCTGcagaaaggaggaaataaaatctCTACGCACTCTGCAGGGTTTCAGCTTTTGAGGCATCCGTGAAGGAAGTCAGGGTGTTTCAGTCAGTTTCTCTATTTATCAGGATTCCCATCTGCCCCAGATCTGCTTTTAAGTCAGGAGATTTACACTGTAAGTTTTAAGAGTGATTACCCAAATTTATATATTGACACACTCAAATACATTTTAGAAGCATTTGATATTTTGGAAACTGGTATTTATGCTTCAGTTCCAGATGCATGTATTTGGAAGTCAGAACTGAGCGTCTATGAAAATGTGAAGGTTGAGTATTTTTGGCTGTTAATTCTTAGCAAAGCCATGGcttttcattataatttttgACTTCTAAGTTTACAAAAATGTAATTCTTGTAACTTTCATTTCTATTGCAGGAAACAAACTCAAGAGGATGAAGCCTAATAAAGGAAAGACTTTAACTAGAGAGAGAGACTATGTGTACAAATTCAGGGCTGGAAATGAAGATTTGGTGCTTACTGTGCCTCTCAAATTCCCTGTGCAAGAGAATATCAGTCATTTGCATGGACGTCTCATGGTTCTGCACAACCTGCCATGCTTTATAGAAAATGGTATGAATTGATTTATTAAACGAATCTCATGTGTCCTTGTCACATTGTCTCAAGTGTCTTACAGCTTGCCCTAAGAAACCAAAAGAAAGGTGTTTTACTGGAACAGTGTTTACAAAATTGGTTTTTGAACAGCAAAGCATCAGAAAATTGCTGTCAGTGCTAGCAAGGAAAAGGTTTTCAGGTGAAAAGCTTTACTTACAGGTTTCCTGGGTGATTACTGATGTGTTCTGTTGATGGACCATTTTCTTTTTGTCGTAATAGACCTGAAGCAATCTCTTAGTGAATTTGTAGAAGAGGAAACTATAAAAGATTATGACAGAGAAGCTGAAGTGGCTCTGGAAGCAGTGAAATCAGGAAAAGTAGATATCAACCACCTAGCAGATACTTGGGCTAAAGCTTATAAAGAGGTAAGATTAAGCCTGGAAAGTTAACATTCAAGGCTTGCTTTGTGAGagtacgtgtgtgtgtgtgcaatcACAGTTGTGATGATGAAGTATTGCACTAAAATTTACTGCAATTCttggaggtttttatttttatctgacaGTGAGCATCAAGTCTTCATCCTACAAGTTCTTAGTCAGGTTTTTCTTGAATTGAATAGAGTGAAATGatagaaaatggaaatgcaaatgGTTTGTTCATTTAACAGTTGAtactcaaaacaaaaattaggTATAAGGCTTATAGTGCCTTAGAATTAAAGCAAGAGGTAATGAAGTGACACTCCCACCCTAAATCTCAGTATCATCAATTAAGGCTAGAAGAAAGTGTACAGCTGAGAGAGactttttttgttcattttttgaGTTCATATGACTAGTTCACATTTTTTAGAAAGGATGAGGTTTTAGCTGGAATAATGTCTCCAGTTTCACATGAAATCTTAATAGTGGAGTGCAAAAGAACTGGAGGAGTCctattaaagagaaaaagaatgacAAACCTGCATTATTTGAGGACGTTTATAGGAATTGAATTTGCTTCTcataaaatatagaaaaatgtgaaaatttacATAAAAAGCTTGCAAAACTGGCTTTCTTGGGCCACTCTTTGTTcaataaaaatagcttttcttaAATCAGTGTTGCTGTTCAAATTCTTAGTGACATTAGAGGTTAGTTATCCTTACTAGCAAAGCATTTCTGTTTGCACAGCTGGTGTTTTGGACATTATCTGAAATTAATCAGGTACAAGTATTATTCTGGCTATTGCTATTGCTATTCTTTCCAAGCTGGTGTTGTGTGAAAATTCTACTCGCTGTCGTCTAATCCTTAATGATTCTGACTTTGGttgctttgaaagagaaagaatgggagagaagaaaattgaaaGCTAAAGTAGAATGCAGAAATCTTAAATTAGGGAATATAATTTATGTATGGTAAAGGCTGTTTGTGGGCCCCCATGGTTTTGCCTCACAATTATAAGGGATCATTCTATGTCCTAAGAGGTATCTTATCCTTTAAAATCTTACATTTTCTTTAGACAACATTAGAACATGCCAAACCTGAAGAAACCAGCTGGGATGAAGATTTTGCAGATGTTTATCATGATCTGATCCATTCTCCAGCTTCTGAAATGCTGTTAAACCTGGAACACAATTATTTTGTTAGCATTTCAGAATTAATAAGTGAAAGGGATGTGGAACTGAAAAAACTACGTGAAAggtattacttttttttattatttagattttcttttcttattaaatAGGGGTGCCTGCCACTGGGTGTGTAATCTCCTAGGATAAGGTGTGTAGCTTGTATTTGTCTGTGTAAACCCAAAGTCATACGACACTTGGCTGGCACAAGAGTATGTagcaagggggaatggcttcaaactgaaaagaGTGGAAATTCAGATtgtatattaggaaaaaaaatatttgctcagGGTGTGttgagaccctggcacaggtttcccagacaaactgtggctgcctcatccctggaagtgtccaaggccaggctggttggggctctgagcaacctggtctggtggaaggtgtccctgctcatggcaggggttggaatgaaATGAACATTCatgtcctttccagcccaacccattccatgattctatgatgtcATTAGGATCAGCTACCTTATATTACTTTGGCCTTCTATTATTTTCAGTGACTTAGGAGAACATAAgttctgattttcagaaattgtTGAGTTTTGAGTTCTGGAATAATTTTGCATAGCTGCTGGTGACTCCTGTATCTGCAAGAGGGAACATGTTGAAcgtggatttttctttttgtgccaGAGTAATTTCAGTAGGTCTGGTTTAGCATTCTGATGGCAATATTCCTCTGTAGCTGTGTGTGTTTAAACCCACATTAGACAGTGCATAATCAGTTCATACTATGGTTTCCTCTGGACTGAATTGTACATATTTCTAGTTTGGGGGTCAATGTTGCCAGTAAGATgttagcaaatatttttgctgctCATTGCCTCTTCTCAAGCCTGCATACAGAAGAAAGAACAGTGTTGTTGTAGAGCTCAGGTGTGACATAGCTGTGTATTGACTCTGCTggaatttatatttctgttgGAATTTCACATCCCTATGTTGGGGGCAGCTGAGACCCTCCCAGATGAGGGTAAGTGGTGTTCTGTTTACACAGAAGCTGACTTGAATCTCTGATCTTTAACTCCAGTTTGTTTTGTGGATTTTCATTGCTACATCTGTGACTGTTAATTCTGTCAGTAACAAGCAATCAAATTTGTTGTTGTGTCACAGCAAAGGGTGTTCTGCTACCAGTCTTCTGAAATCTGTGTTTGCTTCTCTTTCAGGCAAGGAGCTGAAATGGATAAGGTGATGCAGGAGCTTGGGAAGTCACTGACTGACCAGGATGTGAATTCCTTAGCAGCTCAGCATTTTGAGTCTCAGCAGGTAACTAGAATATATCATGCACATAATCACCTTAAAAAGAACACCAACACCACTTAAATTATCACTGCTCTCCTGTCAGGATTTGGAGAACAAATGGACCAATGAATTAAAACAGACTACTGCTATCCAGAAGCAGGAATATCAGGAGTGGGTGATAAAGCTTCATCAGGACCTAAAGAATCCCAACAACAGCTCAGTCAGGTATTTAATTCCTCTGTGATGCTTAATTCCAGCTGAAGTAGTTCAAAGTATTTGCACTGACAAATCTTTTAAATAGGATACTACAGTCCTTTTTATTATGATATGATAATATCTATAAATAATTTACATAGGATAATCAAAGCACTTCAAAGGCAAATAGaccataataaataaatatgtataattTCAGGAGTTTCTTCATTGTGTGATATTCCAACCTCTCTGTACCAGAAAGTGTTGTAATGCACTAAAGTACAACTTGACATGAGTAGAATTTCCTcctattttgccttttttttccgATGTCTGTCTTTAACACTGTTTCACAAGACTTTCTGTTACCACCTAAGCATGTTCTGGAGAATAATGGTACCTTTTAAAAATGGCAACAATGGTTTGAATTAACaagcttctcttcttttttctatGTGTATGTCACTGGACAGctaaaaaattgaattttttagTGTGAATGCTTGTGGAGAGAATTTAATTATTAGCTTTCCTCTGAGGAAATGGCAGGGAAATCAGAATTTGTAAATTGGGTTGGGATCCTTATTCCTTATCATTAGTACATTGCTACTTGGCAGTTGAAATCAGTAGAATTGCTTCCAAGTTTATAAAAAGGTATTTGGAGGTGAGACactctgaaaacaaagaaacttcTCATTAATGCAGAAACAAATTGGAGAGATGCTGATGTTTTTTCATGTATTAGGAACAGTATTTGTTGTGTCACTACCAGACAGTTGAATTTAGGGAAAAAGTTAAAACTGATATCTGAAATGTTTCCTTGTAGTTTGAACACTGTGGAGCATTTGATAAGGTGTTTTTTAATCTCCCATTTTgtgtgggaagaagaaaagaagtgctttatttaaaaacttcATAAATAAGGTTTTGGATGCTGTAAGTAGGCTGAGGAggattctttttgttttctttgtattcCTACATTCTTACTATGTTATAACTAGGTATTGtgacttatttttatttctcagtctTGGAATGCTTTACAAATGGGCCAAGTAATGTAAATCTAACAGTGGAGtctcctcttcctgctgctagGAAGGTAAAGGTGAAACCTCACAAGTGGAGCTCATGCTCATAGATTTGGTCTCCTGGTTTCCACACACCAGCTGATTTGGGATAACTTTCCCAAAGTTGTTGGTCTTGAAGAAAAATTAGGATGGACTTTTTCCTATGTTTCTCATTATTTTAGTGATGAAATTAAAGTTCAGCCCAGCCAGCTGAGGGAATCTGTGGAAGGAAATGGGAGAATCTATGAAGAGCAAAGGCTGCTAGAAGAAAGCTTTACTATTCACTTAGGTAAGTGGAGTAAACCAAATAACAGCTGGTAATAAATAATGTATCCAAGGCTATTTAACTCTCAAGGTGTTATAATCCATAGTTTgtaattgttttgtttgttc is part of the Cinclus cinclus chromosome 4, bCinCin1.1, whole genome shotgun sequence genome and encodes:
- the FERRY3 gene encoding protein C12orf4 homolog isoform X1 encodes the protein MKPNKGKTLTRERDYVYKFRAGNEDLVLTVPLKFPVQENISHLHGRLMVLHNLPCFIENDLKQSLSEFVEEETIKDYDREAEVALEAVKSGKVDINHLADTWAKAYKETTLEHAKPEETSWDEDFADVYHDLIHSPASEMLLNLEHNYFVSISELISERDVELKKLRERQGAEMDKVMQELGKSLTDQDVNSLAAQHFESQQDLENKWTNELKQTTAIQKQEYQEWVIKLHQDLKNPNNSSVSDEIKVQPSQLRESVEGNGRIYEEQRLLEESFTIHLGAQLKTMHNLRLLRADMLDFCKHKRNHRSGVKLHRLQTAMSLYSTSLCGLVLLVDNRISSYSGIKRDFATVCQECTDFHFPGIQEQLEIVQKVVLKARAQRSSKTKRHHENRINGNEDKLKNIERNQSNILPGEFYITRHSNLSEIHVAFHLCVDDNVRSVNVTARDPAIMGLRNILKVCCTHDITTISIPLLLVHEMSEEMTIPWCLKRAELVFKCVKGFMMEMASWDGGISRTVQFLVPQTISEEMFYQLSNMLPQIFRVSSTLTLTSKH
- the FERRY3 gene encoding protein C12orf4 homolog isoform X2, with amino-acid sequence MKPNKGKTLTRERDYVYKFRAGNEDLVLTVPLKFPVQENISHLHGRLMVLHNLPCFIENDLKQSLSEFVEEETIKDYDREAEVALEAVKSGKVDINHLADTWAKAYKETTLEHAKPEETSWDEDFADVYHDLIHSPASEMLLNLEHNYFVSISELISERDVELKKLRERQGAEMDKVMQELGKSLTDQDVNSLAAQHFESQQDLENKWTNELKQTTAIQKQEYQEWVIKLHQDLKNPNNSSVSDEIKVQPSQLRESVEGNGRIYEEQRLLEESFTIHLGAQLKTMHNLRLLRADMLDFCKHKRNHRSGVKLHRLQTAMSLYSTSLCGLVLLVDNRISSYSGIKRENRINGNEDKLKNIERNQSNILPGEFYITRHSNLSEIHVAFHLCVDDNVRSVNVTARDPAIMGLRNILKVCCTHDITTISIPLLLVHEMSEEMTIPWCLKRAELVFKCVKGFMMEMASWDGGISRTVQFLVPQTISEEMFYQLSNMLPQIFRVSSTLTLTSKH